A DNA window from Thiothrix subterranea contains the following coding sequences:
- a CDS encoding cation:proton antiporter subunit C: MVGLSAINPQFLYGCAGIFLFAIGLWGTWLHAHYVRKIISLNVMGAGVFLTLIAVAYRGENLPPDPVPHALVLTGIVVAVSATALALVIIRRLEDAANE, encoded by the coding sequence ATGGTAGGGTTAAGTGCAATCAATCCGCAGTTTTTGTATGGGTGCGCTGGCATTTTCCTGTTCGCCATTGGTTTGTGGGGAACTTGGTTACATGCCCATTATGTGCGCAAAATTATTAGCTTGAATGTGATGGGTGCGGGGGTGTTTCTGACGCTGATCGCGGTGGCGTATCGCGGTGAAAATCTGCCCCCAGACCCTGTGCCTCATGCCTTGGTTTTGACCGGCATTGTGGTGGCTGTCAGTGCGACGGCGCTGGCATTGGTGATTATCCGCCGTTTGGAGGATGCAGCCAATGAATGA
- a CDS encoding complex I subunit 5 family protein: protein MNEAASVVWVISLPLLGALLATVWRQRAATIGWVSSALTAGCAVWLLWVVQHAGVQELALGGWEIGLGISLYADGLAAVMVLMSNLVVLGCSVYARHYFRAQRQHELFWPLWLLLATALNALFLAGDLFNVYVTLELLGISASALTALGAKRAALRAALRYLVVGLLGSMLYLMAITLLYAAYGTLNAVQIAEALHVNPLGWAALLLMLAGLALKMALFPLHFWLPPAHSNAPAPVSAALSALVVKAAFYLVVRLWFEVFAPLTTPLLANVLGALGAMAVLWGSWSALRAERLKLLAAYSSVAQLGYLVMFFPLLMVLEGEARHWLFGAMVLFALSHAFAKSALFLAAGILLQYAGHDRIRELSGTTQALPLTTFVIALAGIALVGLPPSGAFLGKWYLLDAAFKTGQWWWVLVLVAGSLLATAYVFRLLGHAFGHLPAVKRPVVAATQEIPALALALLATFGLGLGAMSLWSWLAQTGTGAGL from the coding sequence ATGAATGAAGCCGCGAGTGTCGTTTGGGTAATTAGCCTGCCGTTGCTGGGCGCATTGCTGGCAACCGTGTGGCGGCAACGCGCGGCGACGATTGGTTGGGTTAGCAGCGCGTTAACGGCGGGGTGTGCGGTCTGGCTGTTGTGGGTGGTGCAACACGCTGGAGTGCAAGAGCTGGCGCTGGGTGGCTGGGAAATCGGTCTGGGCATCAGTTTGTATGCGGATGGCTTGGCGGCTGTCATGGTGCTGATGAGCAATCTGGTGGTGTTGGGTTGCAGTGTGTATGCGCGGCACTATTTTCGGGCGCAGCGTCAGCATGAATTGTTTTGGCCGTTGTGGTTGTTGTTAGCCACGGCGTTGAATGCATTGTTTCTGGCGGGTGATTTGTTCAATGTGTATGTCACCTTGGAATTGTTGGGAATTTCAGCGTCGGCACTCACCGCGTTAGGGGCGAAACGGGCGGCATTACGGGCAGCCCTACGCTATCTAGTGGTGGGGTTATTGGGGTCGATGCTGTATCTAATGGCTATTACCTTGCTGTATGCCGCGTATGGCACACTGAACGCTGTGCAAATTGCCGAGGCATTGCACGTTAACCCCTTGGGCTGGGCAGCACTGTTGCTGATGTTGGCAGGGTTGGCGTTGAAAATGGCGTTATTTCCGCTGCATTTCTGGTTGCCTCCGGCGCATTCCAATGCGCCCGCCCCGGTGAGTGCGGCATTGTCGGCGTTGGTGGTGAAAGCGGCATTTTACTTGGTGGTACGGCTGTGGTTTGAAGTGTTTGCACCGTTGACAACGCCGCTGCTGGCGAATGTTTTGGGCGCATTGGGCGCGATGGCGGTGTTGTGGGGGTCTTGGTCAGCGTTGCGGGCAGAACGCTTGAAATTATTGGCGGCGTATTCCAGTGTGGCGCAATTGGGCTATTTGGTGATGTTTTTCCCGCTGTTGATGGTGTTGGAAGGCGAAGCACGGCACTGGTTGTTCGGGGCAATGGTGTTGTTTGCGCTGTCTCATGCGTTTGCGAAATCGGCATTGTTTTTGGCAGCGGGGATTTTGCTGCAATACGCCGGGCATGACCGTATCCGCGAGTTAAGTGGGACGACGCAAGCCTTGCCATTGACCACGTTTGTGATTGCGTTGGCGGGCATTGCCTTGGTGGGTTTGCCGCCGAGTGGGGCGTTTCTGGGGAAGTGGTATTTGTTGGATGCGGCGTTTAAGACGGGGCAATGGTGGTGGGTGCTGGTCTTGGTGGCGGGGTCGTTATTGGCAACCGCTTATGTGTTCCGTTTGTTGGGGCACGCTTTCGGGCATTTGCCAGCGGTCAAGCGCCCAGTCGTGGCGGCTACGCAGGAAATACCTGCCTTGGCGTTAGCATTGCTGGCAACTTTTGGGCTGGGCTTAGGGGCAATGAGTTTGTGGTCATGGTTGGCGCAGACTGGCACGGGGGCAGGGCTATGA
- a CDS encoding complex I subunit 5 family protein, which produces MNELLNVLTDALGENLPLWIVLSSFSVGLVIFFVQESSHRLRTTLNLLAAVVKLALVGVLLWGVYHGQVYEVRWVIAPNLELLLHADALSMLFVTLSALLWLVTTVYAIGYLEHSPHRSRFFGFFSLCVSATVGLALAGNLVTFVMFYEFLTLATYPLVAHKGSHEARKAARLYLAYTFTGGLLLLVAVVWLKSIAGPLTFVQGGILDTLPAETHSALRWIFLLMIVGLGVKAALVPLHGWLPKAMVAPAPVSALLHAVAVVKAGAFGIVRVVYDVYGVEFAAVLGVLVPLGIVAAFTIVYGSTLALFQDGLKKRLAYSTVSQVSYIVLGTAILGPLATVGGIVHLVHQGIMKITLFFAAGNYAETLGIHRVSQMNGVGKRMPLTTLAFTLGALGMIGIPPMAGFISKWYLGLGALEAGVLLWVMPVLIASSLLNAAYFLPILYRAWFLPADPWPDEHIKAQRWETHGMLLWPPVITASLALLAGLLASAPFSPLEWAQLITAREYK; this is translated from the coding sequence ATGAACGAGTTATTGAATGTTCTCACCGACGCATTGGGGGAGAATTTACCGCTGTGGATTGTGCTGAGTTCGTTTAGCGTCGGTTTGGTGATTTTCTTTGTGCAAGAAAGCAGCCATCGCTTGCGTACTACCTTGAATTTGCTGGCGGCAGTGGTGAAGTTGGCATTGGTTGGTGTCTTGCTGTGGGGGGTGTATCACGGGCAGGTGTACGAAGTGCGCTGGGTGATTGCGCCCAATCTGGAATTGCTGTTACACGCCGATGCGCTGTCGATGTTGTTTGTGACCTTATCTGCCTTGCTGTGGTTGGTGACAACGGTTTATGCGATTGGGTATCTGGAGCATTCCCCGCACCGCAGCCGCTTCTTTGGGTTTTTTAGCTTGTGCGTGTCGGCAACCGTGGGCTTGGCGTTGGCGGGCAATCTGGTGACGTTTGTGATGTTTTACGAGTTTTTGACCTTGGCGACTTACCCCTTGGTGGCGCACAAAGGCTCGCATGAAGCCCGTAAAGCCGCGCGTTTGTATCTGGCTTACACCTTCACGGGTGGATTGCTGTTGCTGGTGGCAGTGGTGTGGTTGAAGTCGATTGCCGGGCCGTTGACGTTTGTGCAAGGGGGGATTCTGGATACCTTGCCAGCGGAAACGCACAGCGCCTTGCGTTGGATTTTCTTGCTGATGATCGTGGGTCTGGGGGTCAAGGCCGCTTTGGTTCCTTTGCATGGTTGGTTGCCCAAAGCAATGGTTGCGCCCGCGCCGGTCAGCGCTTTATTGCACGCGGTGGCGGTGGTGAAAGCGGGGGCATTTGGGATTGTGCGTGTGGTTTACGATGTGTATGGGGTGGAATTTGCCGCTGTTTTGGGCGTATTAGTGCCATTAGGAATAGTGGCGGCGTTCACGATTGTGTACGGCTCGACCTTGGCATTGTTTCAGGACGGGTTGAAAAAACGCTTGGCGTATTCGACGGTGAGTCAGGTGTCTTACATTGTGTTGGGAACGGCAATCCTAGGCCCGCTGGCAACCGTGGGCGGTATTGTGCATTTGGTACACCAAGGCATTATGAAAATCACCTTGTTCTTTGCTGCCGGTAATTACGCGGAAACCTTGGGGATTCATCGCGTCAGTCAGATGAACGGGGTGGGCAAACGAATGCCGTTAACCACGCTGGCGTTTACCTTGGGGGCGTTGGGAATGATCGGGATTCCACCAATGGCGGGGTTTATTTCCAAATGGTATTTGGGGTTGGGGGCGTTGGAAGCGGGCGTATTGCTGTGGGTAATGCCAGTGTTGATTGCCAGTAGCTTGCTGAATGCGGCGTATTTTCTGCCCATTTTGTACCGCGCGTGGTTTTTGCCTGCTGACCCTTGGCCAGACGAACACATTAAGGCGCAGCGTTGGGAAACGCATGGCATGTTGTTGTGGCCGCCCGTCATTACCGCGAGTTTGGCATTGTTGGCGGGCTTGCTCGCGTCCGCACCGTTTAGTCCGTTGGAGTGGGCGCAATTGATCACCGCTAGGGAGTACAAATAA
- a CDS encoding complex I subunit 5 family protein, which yields MLQPVLLELPFLLLLAPLLPLCFALVGNDRIGQWLLPVAALPALVAAFVLPVGTSVALPWVLLGVQWGIDSTGQVFLLVTALLWLLAGLYSVSGTPAGASRWRFRVFFLLTLSGNVLLVIAQDMGSFFLGFALMGLAAYGLIAQQASVTTRRAGRIYLIWTVLGEVLLFAGAVFTASAVGSVYFSEVVGKELPLAAVILVTLGLGIKVALPGLHVWLPIAHGAAPPAVSALLSGVMVKAGILGLVRFLPAGAASTVWVAEWLVWLGLVGAFYGVVFGLRQTAPKVILAYSTMSQLGVLTLVTGLGLQAPADAALAVALLLYVAHHAWVKGALFLGVGLFKQTLSWWLLGVLVVLALVLIGVPLTSGAFAKGSVKAALPADWQHLALGLWLSSLATTLLMGRFVWSLWRYRRQHGGASSHHTSTSPGLTQWLGWAILVEWVLWWPFLFALPAFKWWDVVPILLGVGMIALALLPRIPAGDVPVLLAHAGYRGWHWVREWWRKHRRCLST from the coding sequence ATGCTGCAACCCGTGCTGCTGGAGTTACCGTTTTTATTGCTGTTAGCACCCTTGTTACCGCTGTGCTTTGCCTTGGTGGGGAATGACCGTATTGGGCAATGGCTCTTGCCTGTGGCTGCATTGCCTGCGTTAGTCGCAGCATTTGTGTTGCCAGTGGGAACGTCAGTGGCGTTGCCTTGGGTATTATTGGGGGTGCAATGGGGGATTGATTCCACGGGGCAGGTATTTTTACTGGTGACAGCACTATTGTGGCTGTTGGCGGGCTTGTACAGTGTGAGTGGCACGCCAGCGGGGGCAAGTCGGTGGCGTTTTCGGGTGTTTTTCCTGTTGACCTTGAGCGGCAATGTGTTGTTGGTGATTGCGCAGGACATGGGGAGCTTTTTTCTGGGTTTTGCCTTAATGGGGTTGGCAGCGTATGGGTTAATTGCGCAACAGGCGTCGGTGACGACACGCCGTGCCGGGCGCATTTACCTGATTTGGACGGTGTTGGGTGAGGTGTTGCTGTTTGCCGGTGCAGTGTTCACGGCAAGTGCGGTCGGGAGTGTGTATTTCAGTGAGGTGGTGGGCAAGGAGTTGCCTCTCGCTGCGGTGATATTGGTGACGCTGGGCTTGGGAATTAAGGTGGCATTGCCGGGCTTGCATGTGTGGTTGCCGATTGCGCACGGTGCAGCCCCTCCAGCAGTGTCGGCATTGTTGAGCGGCGTGATGGTGAAAGCGGGGATACTGGGTTTGGTACGCTTTCTGCCAGCGGGTGCAGCCAGCACCGTGTGGGTGGCAGAGTGGTTGGTGTGGCTGGGATTGGTGGGCGCGTTTTACGGGGTGGTGTTTGGCTTGCGGCAAACCGCGCCGAAAGTGATTCTGGCGTATTCGACCATGAGTCAGTTGGGGGTATTGACCTTAGTGACGGGCTTGGGTTTGCAAGCCCCTGCGGATGCGGCGTTGGCAGTGGCGTTGTTATTGTATGTGGCACACCATGCTTGGGTGAAAGGGGCATTATTCCTTGGGGTGGGCTTGTTTAAGCAAACCTTGTCTTGGTGGTTGTTGGGCGTGCTGGTGGTCTTGGCGTTGGTATTGATAGGCGTGCCATTGACCAGTGGTGCGTTTGCAAAAGGCAGTGTGAAAGCGGCATTGCCAGCCGATTGGCAGCACTTGGCGCTGGGTTTATGGTTGAGTAGCTTGGCAACCACCTTGCTGATGGGGCGCTTTGTGTGGAGTTTGTGGCGTTATCGCCGCCAGCATGGGGGAGCTTCCAGCCATCACACCAGCACTTCCCCCGGTCTGACGCAATGGTTGGGGTGGGCTATTTTAGTGGAATGGGTGTTGTGGTGGCCGTTTCTGTTTGCGCTACCGGCGTTTAAGTGGTGGGATGTCGTGCCGATTTTGCTGGGTGTGGGGATGATTGCCTTGGCGTTATTGCCGCGTATTCCAGCGGGGGATGTGCCGGTGTTGTTGGCGCACGCTGGCTACCGTGGGTGGCATTGGGTGCGGGAATGGTGGCGTAAACATAGGCGTTGTTTATCCACTTAA
- a CDS encoding ATP-binding protein: MNCYSDTHAAALLAVDDLPADPHALRVLLAQTRQALRCSEERYQTLVSSMSDLIFLIDAEDCLVDVQCRSPELLLMLPEVFLDKPITAVLPSDVCEPYLECADYVRRTGENRRYEYPLVLQGETRWFMASLNRHEDGCKLVVDVRDITKRKQAEAEAREQTRLFNLITENMHDYIGVLNLDMSVLYATPSLYQRTGYSAEEFRCLPFDDLMTPESLTRLQQLVAENLTPEKLADPQCEIAFEVNLDVIRKNGSHYWCNSSHRLIRDAQGRPEYILETGRDITERKQAEELLLRKDALFEAVAIAMQALLFEPCINEAMQQALAAVGNATKQDRVYLFEYHVDPLTGERFMSQRYEWVRNGISIQIDNPELQYLSFDGLFPRWFDSLSEGRAISGLVATFPETERAILEPQDIVSLMVVPVNVEGRFWGFIGFDNCYIDYQWGLEDQAILTSMAASVGAAVIRHRSEVALRETNLKLAQATEHSLAMAAKAEEASKAKSLFLANMSHEIRTPMNAIIGMSHLALGSNLNQRQHDYVVEIQHAAQSLLRIINDILDFSKIEAGKLTLEMTPFRLEDLVNNALTLQRQHAQEKNIGLLFELRSPHLEGEQGFFLGDALRLEQILTNLLTNGVKFTSQGHVALYIDELERGASSSRLRFCIEDTGIGMDSVAVNGLFQEFSQADDSTTRRYGGTGLGLSIAKRLLDLMGGEITVSSEPGQGSRFTVTLTLAHALSPAVSQTHALEATRPTVALPLRDKRILVVEDNPINQLIAFEILTQYGAVVECADNGQEGVDKIFSSAPPAYDVVLMDIQMPVMDGYEAARMIRADARYAAMPIIALTANAMSEERERCLAVGMNAHLAKPFEPNALLQTLIDLIE, encoded by the coding sequence ATGAATTGTTATTCAGATACTCACGCCGCAGCGTTATTGGCGGTGGATGATTTGCCCGCTGATCCGCACGCCTTGCGGGTATTGTTGGCGCAAACACGTCAGGCACTCCGGTGCAGCGAGGAACGTTACCAGACCTTGGTATCGTCAATGAGTGACCTGATATTCCTAATAGATGCCGAAGATTGCTTAGTAGATGTTCAGTGCCGCTCCCCAGAACTGTTACTGATGCTGCCTGAGGTATTCCTCGACAAACCCATTACAGCAGTGTTGCCGTCTGATGTCTGTGAGCCTTACTTGGAATGCGCCGACTATGTGCGCCGCACCGGGGAAAACCGTCGTTACGAATATCCGTTAGTGCTTCAGGGTGAAACGCGCTGGTTCATGGCTTCACTGAACCGTCATGAAGATGGCTGTAAATTGGTGGTTGATGTACGCGACATTACTAAACGTAAACAGGCTGAAGCAGAAGCCCGCGAGCAAACCCGCCTGTTCAATTTGATTACCGAGAACATGCACGACTACATCGGCGTGCTCAATCTCGATATGAGTGTGTTGTATGCTACGCCCTCGCTGTATCAGCGCACGGGCTATAGTGCGGAGGAGTTTCGTTGTCTCCCCTTTGATGATTTGATGACCCCCGAATCCCTGACGCGACTCCAGCAATTGGTGGCGGAGAATTTAACCCCAGAGAAATTAGCCGACCCGCAGTGTGAGATTGCCTTCGAGGTGAATCTTGATGTTATCCGCAAAAACGGTTCGCACTATTGGTGTAATAGCAGTCACCGCCTGATTCGGGATGCGCAAGGGCGACCCGAATACATTCTCGAAACCGGGCGCGATATTACTGAACGCAAACAAGCGGAAGAGTTATTGCTGCGCAAGGATGCCTTGTTTGAAGCGGTGGCGATTGCGATGCAGGCATTGTTATTTGAACCCTGCATCAATGAAGCCATGCAACAGGCATTGGCTGCGGTGGGGAATGCTACCAAACAGGATCGGGTGTATTTATTTGAATACCACGTTGACCCACTTACGGGTGAACGTTTCATGAGCCAGCGTTACGAATGGGTGCGCAACGGCATTAGCATCCAAATCGATAACCCTGAGTTACAATACTTGTCGTTTGACGGCTTGTTTCCGCGTTGGTTTGACTCGCTGTCAGAAGGGCGAGCTATATCGGGTTTAGTGGCTACGTTTCCTGAGACGGAACGCGCCATTCTCGAACCACAAGATATTGTGTCATTGATGGTTGTCCCCGTGAACGTGGAGGGGCGTTTTTGGGGCTTTATCGGTTTTGATAACTGCTACATTGATTACCAATGGGGGCTGGAAGATCAGGCAATCCTCACGTCGATGGCAGCATCGGTCGGCGCGGCGGTGATACGGCATCGCTCGGAAGTGGCGTTGCGTGAAACCAATCTGAAGCTGGCGCAAGCTACCGAACATTCCCTAGCGATGGCGGCGAAAGCGGAAGAAGCCAGCAAAGCCAAAAGCTTATTTCTCGCCAATATGAGTCACGAAATCCGCACCCCCATGAATGCGATTATTGGCATGAGTCATTTGGCACTGGGCAGTAACCTCAACCAGCGGCAGCACGATTACGTGGTTGAAATACAGCACGCGGCACAATCGTTGTTACGTATCATCAATGACATCCTCGACTTTTCCAAGATCGAAGCGGGTAAGTTGACTCTGGAAATGACCCCTTTCCGTTTGGAAGATCTGGTAAATAATGCGCTAACGTTGCAGCGTCAACACGCGCAGGAAAAAAACATTGGGTTGTTATTCGAGTTACGCAGCCCGCATCTGGAGGGGGAGCAGGGCTTTTTCTTAGGCGATGCCTTGCGTTTGGAACAAATACTCACCAATTTACTCACCAACGGCGTGAAATTTACCAGCCAAGGCCATGTGGCGTTGTACATTGATGAATTGGAACGCGGGGCAAGCAGCAGCCGTTTACGCTTTTGCATCGAAGATACCGGCATCGGCATGGATAGCGTGGCGGTGAATGGCTTGTTTCAGGAGTTTTCGCAGGCGGATGATTCGACCACGCGCCGTTACGGTGGCACGGGTTTGGGCTTAAGCATTGCCAAGCGCTTGCTGGATTTGATGGGTGGTGAAATCACGGTAAGCAGTGAACCGGGGCAGGGTTCGCGTTTCACCGTTACGCTTACCTTGGCACATGCGCTGTCGCCTGCGGTTAGCCAAACACATGCGCTAGAAGCCACCCGCCCGACTGTCGCGCTACCGTTACGGGATAAGCGTATCTTGGTGGTGGAAGATAATCCGATTAACCAATTGATTGCTTTTGAGATTCTCACGCAATACGGGGCGGTAGTGGAATGCGCGGATAACGGTCAGGAGGGTGTGGATAAAATCTTTTCCAGCGCACCACCCGCGTATGATGTGGTATTGATGGATATTCAAATGCCGGTGATGGATGGTTACGAAGCCGCCCGCATGATTCGTGCGGATGCCCGTTACGCTGCCATGCCGATTATCGCACTGACGGCAAATGCCATGAGCGAAGAAAGAGAACGTTGTTTGGCGGTGGGGATGAATGCGCATCTAGCGAAACCGTTTGAACCCAATGCCTTATTGCAAACCCTCATTGACTTGATTGAATAA
- a CDS encoding glutathione peroxidase, translating to MFENKEGQRIPSVTFRTRQNHEWVDVSSDALFAGKTVIVFSLPGAFTPTCSSTHVPRYNQLADTFKKYGVDEIICMSVNDTFVMNEWKVDQKADKITFIPDGNGDFTDGMGLLVDKNDLGFGKRSWRYSMLVKDGVVDKMFIEPNKPGDPFEVSDADTMLAYIAPNAKAPLDVTVFTRQGCPFCAKAKGMLHDAEIDFDELELNRDYTNRSLRAIAGVDMVPQVFINGELIGGSDKLEAWLSAR from the coding sequence ATGTTTGAAAATAAAGAAGGTCAGCGTATTCCTAGCGTGACATTCCGCACTCGCCAAAACCACGAGTGGGTTGATGTATCCAGCGACGCACTGTTCGCGGGCAAGACTGTCATCGTTTTCTCACTGCCGGGCGCGTTTACCCCAACTTGTTCGTCTACCCATGTACCGCGTTACAACCAGTTGGCTGACACTTTCAAGAAATACGGTGTGGATGAAATTATCTGCATGTCCGTCAACGATACTTTCGTCATGAACGAGTGGAAAGTTGACCAGAAAGCCGACAAAATCACCTTTATCCCAGACGGTAACGGTGACTTCACTGACGGCATGGGTTTGCTGGTTGACAAAAACGACCTCGGTTTCGGCAAGCGTTCATGGCGTTATTCCATGCTGGTCAAAGACGGCGTGGTTGATAAAATGTTCATCGAACCGAACAAGCCGGGCGACCCGTTTGAAGTATCCGATGCGGATACCATGCTGGCTTACATTGCCCCGAATGCCAAAGCACCATTGGATGTAACCGTATTCACCCGTCAAGGTTGCCCATTCTGTGCAAAAGCCAAAGGCATGTTGCACGATGCAGAAATTGATTTTGACGAATTGGAATTGAACCGCGATTATACCAATCGCAGCCTGCGTGCTATCGCCGGTGTGGATATGGTTCCGCAAGTGTTCATCAACGGTGAACTGATCGGCGGTTCGGATAAATTGGAAGCGTGGTTGAGCGCACGCTAG
- the gorA gene encoding glutathione-disulfide reductase, with protein MSQHYDLIAIGAGSGGLSVVEKAAKHGAKCAVVEVNDDLGGTCVNRGCVPKKVMWFAANLAHAQHDAQDYGFATVPGKLDWGKLVNKRDNMIGGITDWYMDSFLSEAGIDLIQGQARFVDAKTLDVNGETYTSDHIVISTGGRPIVPTDIPGAEHGISSDGFFELEEQPAKVAVVGGGYIALELAGVLNALGSETHMLHQGFPVLIGFDSLMQKTLRTQMEHDGIVFNDTAKIASVEKQADGKLTVNYTDGSVLADLDQLLWAIGRKTNTDDIGLENIGLPLAPGGFIDVNDYQETSVPGVYAIGDIINKRGVQLTPVAIAAGRRLGDRLFGGMKDRKVDYSLIPTVMFTHPPIGTIGLSEEAAREKYGDAVKVYSTEFTPMYYSFVKQKAKTAMKLVVVGEDEKIVGCHAIGLGVDEMMQGFAVAIRMGATKQDFDDTIAIHPVSAEEMVTMK; from the coding sequence ATGAGCCAACATTACGATTTAATCGCCATCGGCGCGGGCAGCGGTGGTTTGTCAGTGGTCGAAAAGGCTGCGAAACATGGCGCGAAGTGCGCAGTCGTGGAAGTCAATGACGACCTCGGCGGTACGTGCGTCAATCGGGGTTGCGTCCCCAAAAAAGTGATGTGGTTTGCCGCGAACTTGGCTCATGCCCAGCACGACGCACAGGATTACGGTTTCGCCACCGTCCCCGGCAAGCTCGATTGGGGCAAGCTGGTGAACAAGCGCGACAATATGATCGGCGGCATTACCGACTGGTACATGGATAGCTTTTTGTCCGAAGCGGGCATTGACCTGATTCAAGGGCAGGCGCGTTTTGTTGATGCGAAAACGCTGGACGTGAACGGCGAAACTTACACCTCTGATCACATTGTGATTTCCACGGGTGGTCGCCCGATTGTGCCAACGGATATTCCGGGGGCAGAACACGGCATCAGTTCCGACGGCTTTTTCGAGCTGGAAGAGCAGCCTGCGAAAGTCGCAGTCGTCGGCGGCGGTTACATTGCGCTGGAACTGGCGGGCGTGTTGAATGCCCTCGGTTCAGAAACGCACATGTTGCACCAAGGTTTCCCCGTGTTGATCGGTTTCGATAGCTTGATGCAGAAAACCCTGCGCACGCAAATGGAACATGACGGCATTGTGTTCAATGACACGGCGAAAATTGCCAGCGTGGAAAAACAAGCCGACGGTAAACTTACCGTGAATTACACCGACGGCAGTGTGCTGGCTGATCTGGATCAGTTGTTGTGGGCGATTGGTCGTAAGACCAATACCGACGATATTGGTTTGGAAAACATTGGTTTGCCACTCGCGCCCGGTGGTTTCATCGACGTTAATGACTATCAGGAAACCAGCGTTCCCGGTGTTTACGCGATTGGTGACATTATCAACAAGCGTGGCGTGCAATTGACGCCGGTAGCCATTGCCGCCGGTCGTCGCCTCGGTGATCGTTTATTTGGTGGCATGAAAGACCGTAAAGTCGATTACAGCCTGATTCCAACGGTCATGTTTACGCATCCGCCGATTGGCACGATTGGCTTGTCGGAAGAAGCGGCGCGGGAAAAATACGGCGACGCGGTGAAGGTGTACAGCACCGAATTTACCCCGATGTATTATTCCTTCGTTAAGCAAAAAGCCAAGACCGCGATGAAGCTTGTCGTGGTCGGCGAAGACGAAAAGATAGTCGGTTGCCATGCGATTGGTTTGGGTGTGGATGAAATGATGCAAGGTTTCGCCGTTGCTATCCGTATGGGTGCAACCAAGCAAGACTTTGACGACACCATCGCGATTCACCCCGTTAGTGCCGAAGAAATGGTGACGATGAAATAA
- a CDS encoding DMT family transporter: MMQKNTTQFGLTLAIVGTALFALKSIFIKLAYAHGVDTTTLLTLRMLIALPFYAGILLWLLRQADVVKPVPQELLMLIGLGFMGYYLASWLDMEGLQYISAQLERLTLYTYPIMTTLLGWLFLREKITWQIVSALVLTYGGILLLYAHEAAWNTNNAALGVSLVTFAALTFAFYVVFSKRLISKLGSLLFTSIAMLMSTGFIFVQFLLTHALADLGKLPLPVWGYAVLLAIFSTLLPSFMVSEAIHRIGAAKTSIVGTVGPVLTILLAVWLLGEPFGWFHLVGMALVMGGVSLLRK; this comes from the coding sequence ATGATGCAAAAAAATACCACGCAATTTGGTTTAACGCTGGCGATTGTCGGCACCGCCTTGTTTGCGCTCAAGTCGATTTTCATCAAGTTGGCTTACGCACACGGGGTGGATACCACTACTTTGCTAACCTTGCGCATGTTGATTGCGCTGCCATTTTACGCCGGAATACTGCTGTGGCTGTTACGCCAAGCGGATGTGGTCAAACCCGTACCACAGGAACTGCTCATGCTGATCGGTTTGGGTTTCATGGGCTATTACCTCGCTTCTTGGCTGGACATGGAAGGTTTGCAATACATTTCCGCGCAACTCGAACGTTTAACGCTGTATACCTACCCGATCATGACCACCTTACTGGGTTGGTTGTTTTTGCGGGAAAAAATCACTTGGCAAATTGTGAGTGCGTTGGTGCTAACTTACGGTGGCATTTTATTGCTGTACGCGCACGAAGCGGCATGGAACACGAATAATGCCGCACTGGGCGTAAGCTTGGTGACATTCGCCGCATTGACGTTTGCATTTTACGTGGTATTCAGCAAGCGCTTGATTAGCAAATTGGGCAGTTTATTGTTCACCAGCATCGCCATGTTAATGTCAACAGGGTTTATCTTTGTGCAATTTCTGCTGACACATGCGTTAGCCGATTTGGGAAAGCTGCCCTTGCCGGTATGGGGTTATGCGGTATTGCTGGCGATTTTCAGCACCTTATTGCCAAGTTTTATGGTGAGTGAAGCGATTCACCGGATTGGCGCGGCGAAAACCAGCATTGTGGGTACGGTTGGCCCCGTATTGACGATTTTACTGGCGGTGTGGTTATTGGGTGAACCGTTTGGCTGGTTTCACTTGGTGGGGATGGCGTTGGTGATGGGTGGCGTGAGTTTGCTGCGGAAATAA